Genomic window (Chitinophaga parva):
TTCATCAAAGCGCTCATAGACAGCAGGTACATCACGATGGTGCAGGCCCATGACAGGATGAGGAGGTAGATCCAGTCCATGGTAGTAGGCCAGATGCTGGCCACGGGGAAAGCATGCAGGTACAGGGGCATGGCGGCCGTGAGCACCAGGGCGCCCACTGTCAGCTCGTACAGGGTGATGGTCCTGGAATCGTTATGGCGCAGCAGTATTTTATTGTTGATGGTGAACAGGGCGCAGCACGCGGCGGAGATAATGCCCAGGATAATGCCGGTGCGGTATTGCGCATCAAAATGAAAGATCAGGAGAATGCCGGCCAGCGTGAGGGCGCTCAGCGCCATTTCCACCACATCTGGCCGGCGGCGCAGGATGATGGGCTCAAAGATGGCAGTAAACATGCTGGTGAGGGAAAAACATACCACGGCAATGGACACGTTTGCGTACTTGATGCTGCCGTAAAAGAAAAGCCAGTGCAGGGCAATGATAATACCGTTGCCACCAATGGCGGCTATTTGCCTGGGGCTGATCTTGCGCAGGGCACCCTGGAAGTAGAACAGGGGCCAGAGGGAGAGGGCGGTAATACCCATACGATACCAGACCAGCAGTCCTTCATTCAGATCGATCAATTTCCCCAGGATGCCGGTGAAGCCGGCCAGGAACACGGAAAGGTGTAGTTGTATCAGCGCTTTTCTCATAATTCGCCGCAAAGGTACGGGGAAAACTGCTGTGGGAGGAACTTTTTGCGGACGGCGGAGGTACCTTAAAATAAAGATCCCCGCGACCTTTCGTTGCGGGGATCTTTATCCAAAATGTTATTAAAAAATGCCTACTTAGAAACGGTTCCTTGTTCCGGCGCAGTGCCCTGCCGGGCCGCTACGCGGCGGTGATATTTTTTAAAGAGGCTCTGGGACTGGATCTTCAGCACCCCAAAAACACCTTCTTTGATAATACCCTTGCTCATCTTGGAGTAGCCCTCTTTGCGGTCTATGAAGATGATGGGTACTTCTTTAATGGTAAAGCCCAGCTTCCAGGCGGTGAATTTCATTTCTATCTGGAAAGCATACCCTACAAACTGGATGGCGTCCAGGTTGATAGCCTCCAGCACGCGGCGGTGGTAGCAAACGAAGCCCGCGGTGGCATCACGCACGGGCAGCCAGGTAACCAGGCCTACATAAATGGAGGCGCCGTAAGAAAGCACGGCACGGTCCCACGGCCAGTTTCTGGTGCCGCCACCTTTTACATAGCGGGAA
Coding sequences:
- a CDS encoding DMT family transporter — translated: MRKALIQLHLSVFLAGFTGILGKLIDLNEGLLVWYRMGITALSLWPLFYFQGALRKISPRQIAAIGGNGIIIALHWLFFYGSIKYANVSIAVVCFSLTSMFTAIFEPIILRRRPDVVEMALSALTLAGILLIFHFDAQYRTGIILGIISAACCALFTINNKILLRHNDSRTITLYELTVGALVLTAAMPLYLHAFPVASIWPTTMDWIYLLILSWACTIVMYLLSMSALMKISAFTVNLTFNLEPVYSIIMAFILFHENKELNASFYIGLGCIILSVVLQMARVSAESRRERLGAAH
- a CDS encoding polyprenol monophosphomannose synthase, whose translation is MEKLVIIPTYNEKDNIQRIIEAVMGLQENFHVLIVDDGSPDGTGAIVRSLQRTYPGLLFLEERSGKQGLGTAYIHGFKWALANGYQYIFEMDADFSHNPADLPRLYRACAEEGADVSVGSRYVKGGGTRNWPWDRAVLSYGASIYVGLVTWLPVRDATAGFVCYHRRVLEAINLDAIQFVGYAFQIEMKFTAWKLGFTIKEVPIIFIDRKEGYSKMSKGIIKEGVFGVLKIQSQSLFKKYHRRVAARQGTAPEQGTVSK